From Elephas maximus indicus isolate mEleMax1 chromosome 1, mEleMax1 primary haplotype, whole genome shotgun sequence, a single genomic window includes:
- the LOC126078149 gene encoding HLA class I histocompatibility antigen, A alpha chain-like, whose protein sequence is MIILSTPRTLLVLLSGALFLTQTKAGSHSLRYFHTAVSRPGRGEPRFIEVGYVDDTQFVRFDSDAANPRMEPRARWVEREGPEHWDQETRIAKDNAQNYRVNLRTLRGYYNQSDAGSHTIQVMFGCEVGSDGRLLRWYNQHAYDGADYIALNEDLQSWTAADTAAQITQRKWEETGVADHIRAYVEGRCLEWLRRYLENGKETLRRAVPPRMHMTHHHISDHEATLKCWSLGFYPAESTLTWQRDGEDQTQDIELVETRPSGDGTFQKWVVVVMPSGEEHRYTCNVQHEGLLEPFTLRWETSSQPTSLVMSIVAGLVPVAVVVENVI, encoded by the exons ATCCTCAGTACACCCCGGACCCTCCTCGTGTTGCTCTCGGGGGCACTGTTCCTCACCCAGACCAAGGCGG GCTCCCACTCCCTGAGGTATTTTCACACCGCCGTGTCCCGGCCCGGCCGCGGGGAGCCCCGCTTCATCGAAGTCGGCTATGTGGACGACACGCAGTTCGTGCGATTCGACAGCGACGCCGCGAATCCGAGGATGGAGCCGCGGGCGCGGTGGGTGGAGCGGGAGGGGCCGGAGCATTGGGACCAGGAGACACGGATCGCCAAGGACAACGCACAGAACTACCGAGTGAACCTGCGGACCCTGCGCGGCTACTACAACCAGAGCGACGCCG GGTCTCACACCATTCAGGTGATGTTCGGCTGCGAAGTGGGGTCAGATGGTCGCCTTCTCCGCTGGTACAATCAGCATGCCTATGATGGCGCCGATTACATCGCCCTGAATGAGGACCTGCAATCCTGGACAGCGGCGGACACGGCCGCTCAGATTACGCAGCGCAAGTGGGAGGAGACCGGTGTGGCGGACCACATCAGGGCCTACGTGGAGGGCAGGTGCCTGGAGTGGCTCCGCAGATACCTGGAAAACGGGAAGGAGACGCTGCGGCGAGCAG TGCCCCCAAGGATGCACATGACCCACCACCACATTTCTGACCATGAGGCCACACTGAAGTGCTGGTCCCTGGGCTTCTACCCAGCGGAGAGCACCCTGACCTGGCAGCGGGATGGGGAGGACCAGACCCAGGACATAGAGCTTGTGGAGACCAGGCCTTCGGGGGATGGGACCTTCCAgaagtgggtggtggtggtgatgcccTCTGGAGAGGAGCACAGATACACGTGCAATGTGCAGCATGAGGGGCTGCTGGAGCCCTTCACCCTGAGATGGG AAACATCTTCCCAGCCCACTAGCCTCGTCATGAGCATTGTTGCTGGCCTGGTTCCTGTAGCTGTGGTTGTTGAAAATGTGATCTGA